Below is a genomic region from Candidatus Methylomirabilota bacterium.
TGGCCGAGCCGCTGCCACAGCTCCTCGGCAATGTGGGGGGCGATCGGCGCGACGAGCTGCACGAGCGGCTCCACCTCGGCGCGGTTGGCGCGACGGCCACCCTCGCGCACGGCGTTGAGATATTCCATGAGCGCGGCGATGGCGGTGTTGTAGCGGAGCGTCGCGATGGCCTCGGTAACTTTGCGGATGGTGAGGTGGAGGTGTCGCTCGAGCTTGGCGTCAGGCGCAGCCGATCCCAACTCTTCGATGGGCACCACGGTCTCCCACAGGCGATTCAGAAAGCCGTACGGGCCCTGGAGGCCCCGGTCGCGAAAGTCGCCGCCTTCCTGATACGGGCCGAGGAACATCAGGTAGGTGCGAAACGTATCCGCCCCCCATTGCTCGATGTAATGGTCGGGGACGACCACGTTGCCGCGGCTCTTCGACATCTTCGCGCCGTCCTTGATGAGGAGGCCATGCTTTCGGAAGGTGACGTAGGGTTCCTCGAAAGCGAGCAGGCCGGCATCGTGCAGCGCCATGGTGACGAAGCGGCTGTACAGCAAATGCAGCACGGCGTGCTCCTCGCCGCCGATGTACATGTTGACGGGCAGCCACGTGCGCGTGAGCTCGGCATCGAAGGCCACGTCGTCGCGCTTGGCGGAGGGGTATCGCAGAAAGTACCAGGCGCTGTCCAGGAACGTGTCGCTCACATCGGTCTCGCGCCGCCCCTCCTTGCCGCACTGCGGACAGGCCACGCGATACCATTCCTCGACGCGGGCCAGTGGGCTCGTGCCGCTCTCATCGGGCCGGTAGTTCTCGACGTAGGGGAGCACCACGGGAAGATCGCTCTCGGGCACGGGCACGGCGCCGCAGGCCGGGCAGTAGATGATGGGAATGGGCGGGCCCCAGTAACGCTGCCGCGAGATGCACCAGTCGTGCAGGCGATAGTGCACGCGCGGCTGACCCAGTCCGCGGGCGCGAAGCCATTCGGTGATCGCGGACTTGGCCGACTCCGAGTCCATTCCGGAGAACTCGCCGGAGCGGACCAGCACCCCCGGGCCGAGATACGCTTGCTCGATGGGCGCGTCGGGATCAGCGGCTGACTCGGCGACGACGCGGACGATGGGTAGACCGTATTGCGTGGCGAACTCGAAGTCGCGCTCGTCGTGCCCCGGCACGGCCATGACGGCGCCCGTGCCGTACTCCATGAGCACGTAATCCGCGATCCAGACGGGGATGTCCTGTCCCGTGGCCGGGTTCACGCAGTAGCCGCCCGTGAAGACACCCGTCTTGCGCTTGTCCATCTTCTTTCGCGAGACGAGATCCATGGCCGCGGCGGCGGCGCGGTAAGCATCCACTACCGCGCGGCGGGCGTCGCTAGTCAGCTCGCCTACCAGCGGGTGCTCGGGCGCGAGGACCATGAAGGTGGCGCCGAGGACCGTGTCGGGACGCGTGGTGAAGACCGTGATGCGCAGCCGGCGGGCGGGCGCTTCCGGTCCCTGGATGAGGAAGTGGAGCTCGGCGCCGTCGCTCCGGCCGATCCAGTTCTCCTGGGCGCGCTTGGTGCTCTCCGACCAGTCGATGGACGCCAGATTGTCGAGCAGACGCTGCGCGTAGTCCGTGATCTTGAAGAACCACTGCGAGAGGACGCGCTGCTCGACCGGCGTACCGCAGCGCTCGCAGGCGCCGGCGATGATCTGCTCGTTGGCCAGCACGGTCTTGCAGGAGGGACACCAGTTGACGGGGGCCTCGCGCTTCTCAGCCAGTCCGCGCCGGAAGAGCTGGACAAAGATCCACTGCGTCCACTTGTAGTAGCGCGGATCGGTCGTGTCGACGGTGTGGCTCCAGTCGTACATGGCGCCGCTGCGACGGAGCTGGCGGGTGAAGTTG
It encodes:
- the leuS gene encoding leucine--tRNA ligase, which produces MTRDDSRDTYRPGEIEEKWQRTWEERGTYRRSDQDLRDAPRPFYNLMMFPYPSAEGLHVGNMYAFTGADVYGRWRRMQGHDVFEPIGFDAFGIHSENFALKVGMHPMELIPRNIANFTRQLRRSGAMYDWSHTVDTTDPRYYKWTQWIFVQLFRRGLAEKREAPVNWCPSCKTVLANEQIIAGACERCGTPVEQRVLSQWFFKITDYAQRLLDNLASIDWSESTKRAQENWIGRSDGAELHFLIQGPEAPARRLRITVFTTRPDTVLGATFMVLAPEHPLVGELTSDARRAVVDAYRAAAAAMDLVSRKKMDKRKTGVFTGGYCVNPATGQDIPVWIADYVLMEYGTGAVMAVPGHDERDFEFATQYGLPIVRVVAESAADPDAPIEQAYLGPGVLVRSGEFSGMDSESAKSAITEWLRARGLGQPRVHYRLHDWCISRQRYWGPPIPIIYCPACGAVPVPESDLPVVLPYVENYRPDESGTSPLARVEEWYRVACPQCGKEGRRETDVSDTFLDSAWYFLRYPSAKRDDVAFDAELTRTWLPVNMYIGGEEHAVLHLLYSRFVTMALHDAGLLAFEEPYVTFRKHGLLIKDGAKMSKSRGNVVVPDHYIEQWGADTFRTYLMFLGPYQEGGDFRDRGLQGPYGFLNRLWETVVPIEELGSAAPDAKLERHLHLTIRKVTEAIATLRYNTAIAALMEYLNAVREGGRRANRAEVEPLVQLVAPIAPHIAEELWQRLGHASSLFDGVTWPAYDAVKATADTVQMVVQVNGKVRGRIVLPRGASQDTARAAAVAEERVGRFLGDSSVSKIVFVPDRLINLVLA